The proteins below come from a single Juglans regia cultivar Chandler chromosome 12, Walnut 2.0, whole genome shotgun sequence genomic window:
- the LOC109020377 gene encoding uncharacterized protein LOC109020377, with amino-acid sequence MNHTHVVLIPKIKEPINVGDFRPISLCNVLYKIISKILANRLKGVLNQVISLSQSAFIPGRLITDNIIAAYEILHSMKLKKKGKKGSMALKLDISKAYDRVEWGFLRVVMVKMGFGEKWAALIMQCAQSVSYAILVNGKPGNTFVPTPGLRQGDPLSPYLFLLCAEGLSTLINHAESKGELRGVSVARRGIRVTHLLFADDCLVFGQASWQEWMKMKELLDIYERASGQCLNRQKTSLFFNSNTKDDIRRMIRRDVGVGIQNCCEKYLGLPVMVGKSQYNTFREIAVLMASFWWGSQQNERRIQWKSWAKMGTAKSEGGMGFRELQSFNTALLAKQCWRVLNMPFSVAARVLKVKYFKHTDLLKAKLGYGPSKIWSMWGSLGLLKEGLVWRVGNREQVNIWEDKWLPRPTLFSIQSPRNNLGPEAFVKELLLNGRWNSKLLYDTFLQEEADIICGIPVSQANAPDKRIWAFTKDGLYSVKSGYHLERSRRGREKGCSSKSKVGKEVWNKIWKLNTPEVVKMFIWKAVVNNLPTKLNLNRRRVIENPLCPVCGRENESICHILWSCSAAADVWADKESPVQKWQGMEEDFMDLWVKLTEKLPRQDLDLVATVMRNMWWRRNAFIFDNIFKGPSELFLQAQETLKGFAEVNWDASLDAEKKRKRVGIVVRDEVGEVLLSLCGSDVGLCNPDVAELQALWRALKFCAEL; translated from the exons ATGAATCACACTCATGTGGTTTTGATCCCAAAGATTAAGGAGCCTATTAATGTTGGGGATTTCaggcctattagtctttgcaatgttttatataaaatcatttcaaagaTACTAGCCAACAGACTCAAGGGAGTGCTGAATCAAGTTATTTCTTTAAGTCAGAGTGCCTTTATACCCGGGAGGTTGATCACAGATAATATAATTGCAGCTTATGAGATACTCCACTCCATGAAGCTTaagaagaagggaaagaagGGGAGTATGGCCTTGAAACTCGATATctcaaaagcatatgatagagTTGAGTGGGGTTTCTTAAGGGTTGTTATGGTGAAAATGGGTTTTGGTGAAAAATGGGCGGCCCTTATCATGCAATGTGCGCAATCAGTTTCATATGCTATTTTGGTGAATGGGAAACCAGGTAACACTTTTGTTCCAACACCAGGCTTAAGGCAGGGAGACCCTCTATCTCCCTACCTATTTCTTTTGTGTGCAGAGGGGTTGAGTACCCTTATAAATCATGCTGAAAGTAAGGGCGAATTAAGAGGAGTCTCAGTTGCTAGAAGGGGGATAAGGGTAACACAtctgctttttgcagatgattgtttGGTGTTTGGGCAAGCCTCTTGGCAGGAATGGATGAAGATGAAAGAGTTGTTAGACATCTATGAGAGGGCTTCTGGGCAATGTTTAAATAGGCAGaaaacttctttatttttcaactcaaataCTAAGGATGATATAAGGAGAATGATTAGGAGGGATGTAGGGGTAGGGATTCAAAATTGTTGCGAGAAATACTTGGGTTTACCTGTGATGGTGGggaaatcccaatacaatactTTTAGAG AAATAGCTGTTTTAATGGCCAGCTTCTGGTGGGGTTCTCAACAAAATGAGAGAAGGATTCAATGGAAGAGTTGGGCAAAGATGGGGACTGCAAAATCAGAGGGGGGGATGGGGTTTAGAGAGCTACAAAGTTTTAATACTGCACTACTTGCAAAACAATGTTGGAGAGTGTTGAACATGCCATTCTCAGTTGCTGCTAGGGTGCTAAAGGTCAAGTATTTCAAGCATACTGACCTGTTGAAAGCTAAACTAGGATATGGGCCATCAAAGATATGGAGTATGTGGGGTTCCTTGGGGTTACTAAAGGAGGGGTTGGTTTGGAGGGTGGGAAATCGAGAGCAAGTGAACATTTGGGAGGATAAGTGGTTACCTAGACCTACCTTGTTTTCTATTCAATCACCTCGAAATAATTTGGGTCCAGAGGCATTTGTAAAGGAGCTCTTACTAAATGGAAGGTGGAACTCCAAACTTTTATATGACACTTTTTTACAAGAGGAAGCTGATATCATTTGTGGTATTCCTGTCAGTCAAGCTAATGCACCAGACAAAAGAATATGGGCTTTTACAAAGGATGGATTATATAGTGTAAAGAGTGGGTATCATTTGGAGAGGTCTAGAAGAGGTAGAGAGAAAGGGTGCTCCTCAAAATCAAAAGTGGGAAAAGAGGTATGGAACAAAATTTGGAAGCTTAATACTCCTGAAGTAGTGAAAATGTTCATATGGAAAGCTGTTGTGAACAACCTACCTACCAAACTGAACCTGAATAGACGAAGAGTAATTGAAAACCCCTTATGTCCTGTCTGCGGAAGGGAAAATGAGTCAATATGCCATATATTGTGGAGTTGCAGTGCAGCAGCTGATGTGTGGGCAGACAAAGAGAGCCCAGTTCAGAAATGGCAGGGAATGGAGGAGGATTTTATGGACCTATGGGTGAAGCTGACAGAAAAATTACCAAGACAAGATCTAGACTTAGTGGCAACTGTGATGAGGAACATGTGGTGGAGAAGAAATGCttttatatttgataatatttttaagggGCCATCTGAGCTATTTCTACAAGCTCAAGAAACCTTAAAAGGATTTGCAGAG GTGAATTGGGATGCTAGTTTAGATGctgagaagaaaaggaagagggtAGGGATTGTTGTGAGGGATGAAGTTGGGGAGGTTCTGTTGTCTCTGTGTGGTTCTGATGTTGGTCTTTGTAATCCAGATGTTGCAGAGTTACAGGCCCTATGGAGAGCTTTAAAGTTCTGTGCTGAACTGTAG